AGCTGAACCTTGTAGATAAAGGTCAGATGGAGGATTTTCAGTGTTGCTTTGCCATGGATGTGGAAGAAACTTTCCCGTCGCAGTGGCAGTTTGGTTTCCAAGTACCTGCTCTGAAGATCTTGTACTTGGCCATGCATCCCTTCCAGTAAGCCTTGGGTATGTGGTAAAGTCCACCAGAAACCCACCTCTGCCGCTGTTTTCTGTCATTTCAAGAATCAAACAATtgaccaaaaaattatatactggGTAAAGCATAACTGAAAACTACATATATGCTCCCATAGGTAAAAAGAAAAGACGTGGTTTGAAAATGATATTCTACTGAAAATGCCTAACCAAAGATAGATGAAGAGAATCGGCCATAGCGTGAGGACAATAATGATCCTGGTGGTGGCTTCCTCCTTCGTTCATTATGACCGGCTAAACGCCTACGACAACTTCGTTTTCCTTGGTCAAATTCTGGAAGCAGATGAAATCTGACCATAGACTAACACAGTAGCTATTAGTTTGGATAAATAAACCATAATTGTCTATTATTTGGTAGAAAACGAACTCTAGTAGAAATTTGATACAACAAGAAATTAAGGCAAACAAATatcgaaaaataataataatgataatagcTGGCTAATTCTTTCCCAGAGTGACATGGCATCTCTTGTACCTGGGAATAGAAATTGGATAAGTTTTAAGTATCCTCACTTGTCATCCAGTTCAATATACACGAATGTCCACATGGACAAGCCAACAAACCTACAATCTTTGATTATAATCAAAGATTTTagccttataaaaaaaatttactaatcaAAAAATCGAAGGATTAACAAAGCCCCTTTTGGCCAAgctttttgttttcaaaacagAGAGCACTGTCATTTCTTAACGTTCTTCACTTTTACCTTTTCACCTGCCTCACGTCTTTTCCCTCGGCAGTGTCCCAGTGACCCATCTTCTCCCTTAAGCTCTTTTGCAGTTCGTACCCATCGCATCTGCAGAACAACTCTCCTCATTCATCGCCTAGTTAATGCGCTCAACGGTCACAACACAAATGCCTGCATCAAAAGCTTCTTCCACATTCTTTGTGAGTCCTAAATCACACAAAAAAAGCTCAAGCAAAACAGCCTCCACTGGCCACTGCTTCTGTCCAAGCTCGTTTGTCCAGTCCACCTTGGCTTCCTGACCAGATCTCGGTCACAGGTGACACCTCCTCACTTCCTGATTTCCTCCTTCCCCTCTACCTTTGCAGCCAGCCACCGCTGTGGCTGGCATCACCCATTGTGGTGATTGGCCTCTCACCCAGCCATCACCAGTGGATGAGAACTCTCCACCGAGGTGGCTGGCCAGAGACCCAGCCACCGCGGTGGCTGAGACAGCTCTACACCAGAAAATCAAGAGTAAACCCTAGAGCAAACATAATACAAGCATAATCAAGGGTAAAAAACCCTAGAGTAACTGAAGAAAACTAGAGATCACCTCATGGCCAGCATGATGTGAAGACAAGGATTGGAGGATCAAATCTAGACGAATCAAAGCTGGCGAACCCTCCAATTGGAGATGCCAAGAAAACACTAGAGGGGGAACTTCTATAacgagagagtgagagattgaGCAAGTAAGAGGGGGGAGAGAAATTGGAAGGTGCTGAATATTATCGAACGGGTGTGGAGTGAGAGACAGAGAGTGAAAGAGAAGGGACCTAAAGATTTTAGCCAACTCTCACACACTTTTAATTCTGTCTTGATTCTAGGACTAACTATTAGTAGTTCCACATTTTCcagttttcataatttttttccttttgcaaGTCTTACCATTTTGAATATGTTGGGGCCTGTAAAAGATAAGAAGACAATATTCTGTATTTGAGCACTAGCTCGGTATTTGGCATACATCCCCAACACCCTTGTATCAAGGggtcaaaaattcaaataagaCAAGGTACCcacaaaaagttttaaatttggtCAAAATTAACTTAAGGAATTCTCAAAATTTGGTCAAACTATTGTAAGAGATGAAACAAGCtgcttttaattttaaattgaaggTGTCATTCCTCCACTTTCAAATAATAATGAACTTTGACGTAATAATCCCTAATTGGAACTCATCCACAGCTATGTCACCTCCAACATATAAAATGCCCAGCTATGAGGCTCTTAAATGTAGAACCCATGATTCAAATTTGGTTCTGGAGACTTGGATATTTTGGTAAAGAATGATAGCTACACAGGTCATGATGCTGGCATCAAAGAAATGTATATTGAACTCATACCCGTTTTAAAAGTAGTTATATTCTTAAGGTGGGTTGTCTTAGTGTGTCTGTGCGCCTATTTGTACAGACACTGTAGAGCCTTAGAGGGCCCCAAAAATAGCAGCAATTACAGAAGGAAGAACTCCGACAATCTGTAAGCAAGTATAGCTGGATTTTCAGATTGGATCTCTTTCCTATTCCGGTTAGCGTTGCCAAGCGCATAGAGAAACTTCAGCGTAACTTCTTATGGGGTGGGTTAGGTGACGAGTTTAAATACCATCTAGTGAAGTGGTCGAAGGTGTGCACTCCAATTAAGGAAGGCGGGTTGGGGATCAGAAATCTGGTGGACTTTAACCGATCACTTCTAggaaaatggttgtggcgctacGGTTTGGAAAGAGACGCTTGGTGGAGGGGTGTGGTGGATGCGAAGTATGGTAgcttatggggagggtggtgttcctTGGAGTGTGGAGGTACTTTTGGGGttgggttatggaagaatattaggaaggATTGGGATACTTTCCAAGGCTTTACGCGCTTTGAGGTGGGGGAAGGGACTAGGGTTcgattttggcatgatgtgtggtgcgGTGATACGGCTCTTAAGGTAGCCTTCCCTGGTCTCTTCAATATGGCTTGTGAGAAGGATGCCTCAGTAGCGGCTATCTTGGAGGTGAGTGGTGGCCACAACCTGTGGCATGTGACGTTTTCTAGAggggctcatgattgggaggtggatgttttTGCCTCTTTTTTCCAGTTGTTGCAGTCAGCTCAAGTGAGAccagggtgtgaagataggttgtggtggaacTCCTCCAAAAGAGGCCAGTTTAAGGTCAAACTTCTTTATGCGTCTTTGGCTGGTTCTAGACGGGGGcacttcccttggaagagtgtatGGCGTACACATGCTCCGCCGAGGGCAAgcttttttgtgtggtcggcagctatgggcaaaattctgaccctaGACAACCTAAGGAAGCGGCATGTGATCGTGACAAACAGGTGTTGGATGTGCAAGAAGGatgaggagacggtggaccaccttcttctccattgcgaggTAGCTTACGCTTTGTGGTGCGCCTTCTTTGGGCGGTTTGgattgtcttgggtgatgccgagacgGGTTTCGGACCTGctcgcttgttggtggtctaTGGGAAGGAGAGGGAGCGCTGCggtttggaaaatggtgcctactTGCTTCTTTTGGTGCATTTGGAGGGAGAGGAACAATAGGTGTTTTGAAGATTTGGAAGGTTCTTTGGAAGACTTACTATCCTTATGTCTCCACACTTTGTATCTATGGACTGTAGCGTATGTCTTCCCGGTGTCGATTAGCTATAATGACTTCCTTGttcgcttttctctctctagctaggtgatcctattgtatactcccggtgtactttggggcgcctttacgctttcaataaaactggcttttacttatcaaaaaaaaaaaaatactccagAACAAATTTGTACAAGAACCTCTCCTCATAACAACAAAATTGACCTCAAATTCAGAACATCCAAAATAACAGGCTATAGAAGTCAACTTCTAACAACACATTGCCCAAAGCCAAACTTTGAAACAAGGAAAGAGACAACCGTAAGTCCAAAACCTATCTACAAGCAAACCCAATATCCCGCAGCAGCAACAACGACACTGCATTCAGCAACAAGAACAAATGGCAAACAGAGGACAAGCAGTAAATGCCCAAGCATTATGTCACTATGAATCCAGTACCAAAATGCATTGAAACTGTTTAGaaatccccaaaaaaaataaaaataataataataataatccagAAGCACCAAACCATAGATATCCTGATATCcaagcacaaaaaaaataaaacaaccaaacccaatAACAAGCACCCACATCAAcccccaatttaataaaaagACGCACTTAACCAGATAaccaaaacctaataaatcaAAAACTCCATCCCACGAAAAACTGAAGAACAAAAAACACCTCCAAGCCCAAAATAACATAACACAAAACCGACAACAACATTatctgataaaaaataaaaaataaaaagtcgcTCAATTACAAATGGCAATCCGCATATACAAAAAACATAACACAAGACCCAAAAACATACAATCAACCCAAATCCCAGAACCAAAAGAAACAGGAAGAAAAACCCACCAAAGATTAACCAGAATAACAAACAACGATTGGAAGCaacaaatgagaaagaaaagtaaCTAGAGCAGAGGGTTGGCTGACCTGCTGCACTGTTGACAAAACCTCTGCTCAAGGCCAGCAACGGTGACCTTGGGTGACTTGGAATGCATGCCACAGACTTTGTGCCTGGAATAGTAAGCCTTGGCATCACTCAGATCTACCTTACACCCCTCAACCTGACACCGAGGTGGCTGAGCCCCCTGCACCACAGCACCACCCCTCGTCTTCTTCGGCGGGGTGGACACGGATGACGAGGACCCAGACCCACAACCCGGTTTGTCCAGAGCCCCGGTACCCACATCCTCAAAGTAGATTTTCCGCCCAAATTTCAATCCGTTGAGTGACTCAGAAGACGAGATGGGCGGGGACGAAGAAGAGGAGCCTCCCGACTCAGCCAGAGAACCCGAACCCATTTCCATACGTACCCTCTAGAGCCCATTCATTGCGAGTTTGAGGTCCATAACTCTGCGTTCCTAACGGTGGGTGTGTCGCTGAGAGTGACTAGAAAAGAGAggtagagaaagagagagagagatttgtttAAAGGTGAAGTGGGAGAGTGAAGAAGTTGGTGGTGAAGGTGGTGTTGATGGAGGGGCTCAGAAAAGCGAGGACCTGACACTGGGCCATGCCAGCTCAGAAAGATCCGAGGGTGCTTGTAGTTGTGTTGTATCAAGTATGGTACACGCTGAGCCTGCCTTCACCCCCCAAATAATAGAGAAAGGCAAAAAaacccagagagagagagagatagagagagagtaACAGGCATGTACTTTGGGTTTTGTGGAGCTTTTTACGAAGCCCCTTTAGGCTTTTATGC
Above is a genomic segment from Corylus avellana chromosome ca9, CavTom2PMs-1.0 containing:
- the LOC132161812 gene encoding squamosa promoter-binding-like protein 9, coding for MEMGSGSLAESGGSSSSSPPISSSESLNGLKFGRKIYFEDVGTGALDKPGCGSGSSSSVSTPPKKTRGGAVVQGAQPPRCQVEGCKVDLSDAKAYYSRHKVCGMHSKSPKVTVAGLEQRFCQQCSRFHLLPEFDQGKRSCRRRLAGHNERRRKPPPGSLLSSRYGRFSSSIFENSGRGGFLVDFTTYPRLTGRDAWPSTRSSEQVLGNQTATATGKFLPHPWQSNTENPPSDLYLQGSASGTGYPGPGIPPGECFTGVTDSSCALSLLSNETWGSRNQASGLGVKNLMNAERAPMVQSTAPHGAVVTEFPSSSWVLKGNEAGSSSHDMPPDLGLGQFSQPLTNQFSGELGLSQQGRRQYMELGHSRAYDNSHQQMHWSL